From Microbacterium sp. YJN-G, a single genomic window includes:
- a CDS encoding acyltransferase family protein → MTALSPHRDGAIDLVRALCIIGVVTLHALMVGVTVSPAGPVFENAGETGVWLIPVSWMLQVMPLFFVIGGFSGATALRARLLRGDSPTAFVAARVRRLLVPAVAAVGTAGVLLALLRDAGVSTELVGIAGYRFGQPLWFLGVFLLCQALLPVMLRLHALAPLRSLAALAGAALAVDIVRAATGVDAVGFVNLAFVWLALQQGGFLLADGRIDALSARTRVRIGLTALALLVVSFALGLHSPDLIANINPPTTALLLVGVVHTMAFSLLRPQLARIAERRDATAVVRFVSARAMTIYLWHMPVLLTLAGLTALTPIVANAPLPAPASAEWWLSRPLWLASAFTLTALLAVPLSRLETSRPVPVSTSAARAVAATALGVAGVVLLLVVGTSPLTASVAIGCWLAALRLAGAGAASRAVISAVPAAAPRSSAAVAGQAKYSS, encoded by the coding sequence ATGACCGCACTCTCCCCGCACCGCGACGGCGCGATCGATCTCGTCCGCGCGCTGTGCATCATCGGCGTCGTCACCCTGCACGCACTCATGGTCGGCGTGACCGTGTCACCTGCCGGTCCGGTGTTCGAGAACGCCGGCGAGACCGGCGTCTGGCTCATCCCGGTGAGCTGGATGCTGCAGGTCATGCCGCTGTTCTTCGTCATCGGCGGCTTCTCCGGTGCGACCGCGCTGCGCGCACGGCTGCTGCGCGGCGACTCCCCCACCGCGTTCGTCGCGGCGCGAGTGCGCCGCCTGCTCGTACCCGCCGTCGCCGCGGTCGGCACGGCCGGCGTGCTGCTCGCGCTGCTGCGGGATGCCGGGGTGAGCACGGAGCTCGTCGGCATCGCCGGCTACCGGTTCGGGCAGCCGCTGTGGTTCCTCGGCGTCTTCCTGCTCTGCCAGGCGCTGCTTCCGGTGATGCTGCGTCTGCACGCTCTCGCGCCGCTGCGGTCGCTCGCGGCCCTCGCCGGCGCCGCGCTGGCGGTCGACATCGTGCGCGCCGCCACCGGCGTCGACGCCGTCGGCTTCGTGAACCTCGCCTTCGTGTGGCTCGCCCTGCAGCAGGGCGGCTTCCTGCTCGCCGACGGCCGGATCGACGCACTCTCGGCGCGTACCCGGGTGCGCATCGGGCTGACGGCCCTCGCCCTGCTGGTGGTCTCGTTCGCGCTCGGCCTGCACTCCCCTGATCTGATCGCGAACATCAACCCGCCGACGACCGCGCTGCTGCTGGTCGGTGTCGTCCACACGATGGCCTTCTCGCTGCTGCGCCCGCAGCTGGCGCGCATCGCCGAGCGCCGTGATGCGACGGCGGTCGTGAGATTCGTCTCGGCACGCGCGATGACGATCTACCTGTGGCACATGCCCGTGCTGCTGACCCTCGCCGGGCTCACTGCGCTGACCCCGATCGTCGCGAACGCGCCGCTTCCGGCTCCCGCCTCGGCGGAGTGGTGGCTGAGCCGCCCGCTGTGGCTCGCGAGTGCCTTCACCCTCACGGCGCTGCTCGCGGTGCCGCTGTCACGTCTGGAGACCTCACGCCCTGTCCCGGTGTCGACGTCTGCCGCACGCGCGGTGGCGGCGACGGCGCTCGGCGTGGCCGGTGTGGTGCTGCTGCTGGTGGTGGGCACGTCGCCGCTGACGGCATCCGTCGCCATCGGATGCTGGCTGGCGGCGCTGCGTCTGGCCGGTGCGGGCGCGGCATCCCGCGCCGTCATCTCTGCGGTGCCCGCCGCAGCGCCGCGGTCGAGCGCGGCCGTGGCCGGTCAGGCGAAGTACAGCTCGTGA
- a CDS encoding CHY zinc finger protein has translation MIRLGAQIVHGAAIDAQTRCVHYRSEADIVAMRFHCCGDWYPCVRCHDEAVAHERTVWPADDAEVQAGLCGACAQTMSIALYRESVACPACGAAFNPRCALHHELYFA, from the coding sequence ATGATCCGTCTCGGTGCGCAGATCGTGCACGGTGCCGCCATCGACGCGCAGACCCGGTGCGTCCACTACCGCAGCGAGGCCGACATCGTCGCGATGCGCTTCCACTGCTGCGGCGACTGGTACCCCTGCGTGCGCTGCCACGACGAGGCCGTCGCGCACGAGCGCACGGTCTGGCCCGCCGACGACGCCGAGGTACAGGCGGGCCTGTGCGGTGCCTGCGCGCAGACCATGTCGATCGCCCTCTACCGCGAGAGCGTCGCCTGCCCCGCCTGCGGTGCGGCGTTCAACCCGCGCTGCGCGCTGCATCACGAGCTGTACTTCGCCTGA
- a CDS encoding energy-coupling factor transporter transmembrane component T family protein: MISLYRPGDGILHRMPAGAKLTLLAACALALSLLPIGVPGTLAVLACVSALYPVAGLPLRELGEAWWRLRWLILVLGGALWVFTSAHDAVVNTGRVIALLLLADLVTRTTRMGDLLDVLRRVLAPLRRVGVDPEVVALTLSLTIAMIPVIASFAGQVRDAQRARGVRLGPRAALPLLVMTMRHADDVGDALVARGIGR; this comes from the coding sequence ATGATCTCGCTGTACCGGCCGGGCGACGGCATCCTGCACCGGATGCCGGCAGGGGCCAAGCTGACGCTGCTCGCTGCCTGCGCTCTGGCCCTGTCGCTGCTGCCGATCGGCGTTCCGGGCACCCTCGCGGTGCTCGCGTGCGTCTCGGCGCTGTATCCGGTCGCGGGCCTGCCGCTGCGCGAGCTCGGCGAGGCCTGGTGGCGGCTGCGCTGGCTGATCCTCGTGCTCGGCGGCGCACTGTGGGTGTTCACCTCGGCGCACGACGCGGTCGTGAACACCGGACGCGTGATCGCCCTGCTGCTGCTGGCGGATCTCGTCACGCGCACGACGCGGATGGGCGATCTGCTCGATGTGCTGCGCCGGGTGCTCGCACCGCTGCGCCGCGTCGGCGTGGATCCCGAGGTGGTGGCGCTGACCCTGTCGCTGACGATCGCGATGATCCCCGTCATCGCGTCATTCGCCGGCCAGGTGCGCGACGCGCAGCGTGCCCGCGGCGTGCGGCTCGGCCCGCGTGCGGCCCTGCCGCTGCTTGTGATGACCATGCGCCACGCCGACGACGTCGGCGACGCGCTCGTCGCCCGGGGGATCGGACGATGA